The segment CGCATCGCGTCGCGCCGCATTACGGCGTCCGCAACGCGCGCTACAAGCTGATCCATTTCTACAACACGGACGAATGGGAACTGTTCGACCTGGAAAACGATCCGCACGAACTGATGAGCGTCTACGACGATTCGGAGTACGCGGAAATCAAGAACGAGCTGAAAGCCGAACTGAACGAACTTCGGAAGAAGTATGAAGATGACGGCACCGTCGTCCAGTTCGACAAAGAAGGAAACGTGAAGAAGTCGTAGCTTCCGTTTCGATCGCTGAAAACGAGACCAGGGCGCCCTTTGCGGCGCCCTGCGTCGTTTCTTGCCAGGCTTTCCGTTAGAACTCGGCGGCGAATCGACTATCATACGGAAAGTCGGGTTCCCCATCCGGCCGCCGATTCTTCGGCTCAAAATCCCACCTCCTCCAGTTTGGCAGACGCGATGACGACCGACCGTCGAACCCCTTCCTGCTCTCGTCGTAAGTTTCTCTCGCTGGCCGTCGCCTCAGCGGCGGTCGCAGGAGTCCGACCTCTTTTCGCAGCGCAAAACTCGGCCGCGCGCGATCCGCTCCTTCTTTCGCAAAACCCGGTGATCGTACGTGCGCGGGAAAGCGGCCTGGAGGTCCTTAAACCGACGCCGGCCGAGTTGGAAGCTGGCTTGACGCTCCACCGGCAATCGCTCGTGTTCGATGCTTATGGTTTCGCTCCGCGCGCGGCGCTCGATGCGCCCCGCATGACCGCCGCCATCGAAGCCGGCGCCTCCGACGTCGAAATGCAAGACTTACGCGAAGATCTGAGCATGACCCAGGCGACGGTCGATCCCGCCGAACATGCTGAGTTCGTCGAAGCGATGCAATGCAGCGGCGTAACCGCGATCTTTCAAAACGCCGGCGAGGAAGGGCAGGACCCACTGCGGCTGATGAAGCGACTCGCCCGCTTTACCTATCTGACCGATCGCATGCGCGGCGTGCTGATGCGAGCGACCGTTCCGGCCGACATCGAAACGGCCCAGCGCGCCGGCCAGCATTGTCTTTATCTGACCGGCAACGGCGTCCCGCTGCCGGCGACCTGGATCAGCGTTGAAGAGGAGCTAGGCTACGTTCGCCTCTTCTACCAGTTGGGCGTACGGATGATGCACGTTACCTACAACCGGCGAAATCTGTTGGGGGACGGTTGTGCGGAAACGGCCAACGGCGGGCTCAGCGATTTCGGTCGCGCCGCGATCGCCGAGATGAATCGGGTCGGCGTGATCGTCGACGTCGCCCACAGCGGCTGGAAAACGAGTCTCGAAGCGGCTCAAACGTCGCAAAAGCCAATGGTCGCCAGCCACACGGTATGCGCCGGCCTGCGAGACCACATCCGCGCCAAACCGGACGAAGTGATCAAGGCGATCTGCGATACCGGCGGCCTGATCGGGATCTGTTGGATTCCGACGTTTCTGGGCGGCAGCGGCGACATTGCGGCGCTGCTCGATCATATCGACTACGCGGTGAAGCGTTTCGGCGTCGACCATGTCGCTATCGGTACCGACGTCGCCCACTCGTCGCAGCACGCCGGCAAAGCGAATCAAGCGATTCCGAAACAGCCGCACTACCGACGACGCTACGAGGCGCTCTGGCCGGATGGCGCCCTGGGAGGACACTGGCCCCGATCGGCAAGTTTGGGCTGGACCAATTGGCCGCTGGTAACGGTCGGCCTGGTTCAACGAGGCTACAAAGAGGAAGAGATCCGCAAGATTCTTGGCCAAAACATGCTGCGCGTCTGTCGCGCCCAAACCAACGCCGAGCTGACGAACGAATAGCGGCGCGCAAAAAAATCCCTCGTTCGGCATGGCGTGCGAACGAGGGATTTATGAATTCAAAGGCATTGCGGAATCGCCGCGTGGCCGATCCAGCCGTCGACTAGCGTCGGGGCAGCGGATTCAGGATCGGCAACGACGCTTCTTGCGGATGAAGCAACGACGGTTCGTCCAATTCCTTCGCTTCGAGTTCAACTTGCTTCGGCTCGCTGGTAGCGACGCCGTCTTGTTCTTCCATCTCTTCGACCATCGGCTCCCCATCTTCGTCGGTGATGACGATCATCGGGGGTTCGTCGATGCTCGTGATTCCTTCGTCAGCGGCGGCGCCCGGATAATCTTGCGAGCTCGCGACGCGGCCGTCCGGATTCCAGCTCATCCAATGTCCGACCTGAACGCCGTCTTTGAAGGCGCCGTCGGTCTTCTTCAGACCGTTTTCGTGCCACCAGAGCCAGCGACCATCTTCTTTGCCGGAAACGTACGAGCCTTGGATCGCTTTCTGACCGTTCGGGTACCACCAGATGAACCGGCCGACCGGCACGTCGAATTCATATTCCCCTTCGACCTGAATCTGACCGTTGGAGTAATAGGTGATCCACTTGCCGTGACGTTCGTCTTTGCCTTGCGGTTCATAGACGGCCAGTTGGGCGTCCCACCAGCTGTCTTGGGACTTGGCGATCTGCGGAGCGTGAAGGTAAACCCCTTCGCTCTTCTTGCGGCCGCCCTTCTCCTGATCGACTTTCGCGGCCAGTTTTCGGCCTTTGATGTACATCGAACGGCTCGGCTGCTTAGCGCCCCGAGCGTATTCCAGCACTTCGCCGTCGAGCAAACCGTTTACATAGTTCGCTTCCTGCAGCTTCGTGCCGTCGACGTTGTAGAAGTTTGCCGGTCCGTGACGTTCGCCGTCGACGAAGCTCACTTCCATGATGATTCGCTGATTGGCGTCATGGATGCCCCACACGCCGTGCAGTTCCCCTTCCTTGAAGCTCGCAGTCGAGACGAATGGAGGCTTGAACTGGTTGAACGGCGCCGTCCGAAAAATGTTCGACTCGCCGCCGCGATACCATCGCGACCAGACGCCGTCCCGCTTGTTCTGCACATATTGGCCCTCGGCGAGCATCGTTCCGCTTTCGTCCAGATGCTTCCAATAGCCGTGATTTACGAAATTCCCTTCGTCATCCTGCGTCACTTCCCGTTCGATCTTGATCGAGGCGTTGGGGTAACGCTCTTGGATGAGTTCGACGTCGCCCATTCCGGCTTGAGCCGGCGAGCATAGCGCGACGCAACCCAGCAGGGCCCACGCAGTCGCGTTCATCGTTCGTCGCATTTTGCACTCCTTTGCATTTGATCGTTCGTGAGGGGCGTCTATCATCGCTCTCGGTCTGTCGACCTCTCCCTGGTCGACGATGCGGACGAGACGTTTCCCTCGGCGCCCGTCTCTTGACTCCAGTCATCCTGGGATGACCGCCCCATCAAGATTCGTCCTGATTTCTGTTTCGACGCGATCGGTAGGAATTTTCATTTCGTTCCGCTCCAGACGAATTAGCCGCAAAAGCGCAACGCTTCGACTGACCGTTACGAATTACCGCATCCGATCCAAACTGCCAGCCAGAAGGGGGGCGAAAATCAGCGCATGCGTC is part of the Blastopirellula sediminis genome and harbors:
- a CDS encoding dipeptidase, with amino-acid sequence MTTDRRTPSCSRRKFLSLAVASAAVAGVRPLFAAQNSAARDPLLLSQNPVIVRARESGLEVLKPTPAELEAGLTLHRQSLVFDAYGFAPRAALDAPRMTAAIEAGASDVEMQDLREDLSMTQATVDPAEHAEFVEAMQCSGVTAIFQNAGEEGQDPLRLMKRLARFTYLTDRMRGVLMRATVPADIETAQRAGQHCLYLTGNGVPLPATWISVEEELGYVRLFYQLGVRMMHVTYNRRNLLGDGCAETANGGLSDFGRAAIAEMNRVGVIVDVAHSGWKTSLEAAQTSQKPMVASHTVCAGLRDHIRAKPDEVIKAICDTGGLIGICWIPTFLGGSGDIAALLDHIDYAVKRFGVDHVAIGTDVAHSSQHAGKANQAIPKQPHYRRRYEALWPDGALGGHWPRSASLGWTNWPLVTVGLVQRGYKEEEIRKILGQNMLRVCRAQTNAELTNE
- a CDS encoding toxin-antitoxin system YwqK family antitoxin, with the translated sequence MRRTMNATAWALLGCVALCSPAQAGMGDVELIQERYPNASIKIEREVTQDDEGNFVNHGYWKHLDESGTMLAEGQYVQNKRDGVWSRWYRGGESNIFRTAPFNQFKPPFVSTASFKEGELHGVWGIHDANQRIIMEVSFVDGERHGPANFYNVDGTKLQEANYVNGLLDGEVLEYARGAKQPSRSMYIKGRKLAAKVDQEKGGRKKSEGVYLHAPQIAKSQDSWWDAQLAVYEPQGKDERHGKWITYYSNGQIQVEGEYEFDVPVGRFIWWYPNGQKAIQGSYVSGKEDGRWLWWHENGLKKTDGAFKDGVQVGHWMSWNPDGRVASSQDYPGAAADEGITSIDEPPMIVITDEDGEPMVEEMEEQDGVATSEPKQVELEAKELDEPSLLHPQEASLPILNPLPRR